A section of the Leptotrichia sp. HSP-342 genome encodes:
- the purE gene encoding 5-(carboxyamino)imidazole ribonucleotide mutase, whose product MKVAIFFGSQSDTDKMRGAANCLREFGIEFEAYVLSAHRVPEKLEEVLADVEKRGAEVIIAGAGLAAHLPGVIASKTILPVVGVPLNGAIGGLDALYSIVQMPKSIPVATVGIDNSYNAGMLAVQILAVKYPEIKEKLINFRKEMKAKFIADNEKKIEL is encoded by the coding sequence ATGAAAGTAGCAATATTTTTTGGAAGTCAGTCAGATACTGACAAAATGAGAGGTGCAGCAAATTGTTTGAGAGAATTTGGGATTGAGTTTGAGGCTTATGTGTTGTCTGCTCACAGAGTTCCTGAAAAATTGGAAGAAGTTTTGGCTGATGTTGAAAAAAGAGGTGCAGAAGTGATTATCGCTGGAGCTGGGCTTGCGGCACATTTACCTGGAGTTATTGCTTCAAAGACAATTCTTCCTGTTGTAGGCGTACCTTTAAATGGAGCGATTGGAGGGCTTGATGCACTTTATTCAATTGTACAGATGCCAAAATCTATTCCTGTGGCAACAGTTGGAATTGATAATTCGTATAATGCGGGGATGCTGGCTGTACAGATTTTAGCAGTGAAATATCCTGAAATTAAGGAAAAACTGATTAATTTCAGAAAAGAAATGAAAGCTAAGTTTATTGCAGATAATGAGAAAAAAATAGAATTATAA
- a CDS encoding phosphoribosylformylglycinamidine synthase has product MNYRIFVEKKEDFRVEAQNLFSDLKENIGIDGLVDVRVLNIYDVFNLGENDLEKLEKTVFSEINVDNVFRSFDEVFKEKDSENVYFSVEFLPGQYDQRADSAIQCINLLIDEDNNINVKSGKLIILYGKISPDELARIKKYYINEVEAREKDLNVLSENVETENTDDVIVYEGFTEKTKEEIESLKNELELAMTVNDLLFIQEYFKNEEKRNPTETEIRVLDTYWSDHCRHTTFETIIDDIKIENETYKNIIEKAINEYLESREYVHADRISKKPMTLMDLATIFGKEQRKNGNLPDLEVSDEINACSIYIDVPIERIDENGKKNTVTEKWILQFKNETHNHPTEIEPFGGASTCIGGAIRDPLSGRTYVYQAVRISGSADPTEKIEDTMAGKLPQKVITQVAAHGFSSYGNQIGLATTHVNEIYDEGYKAKRMELGLVVGAAPAENIIREKPENGDIVILLGGRTGRDGIGGATGSSKEHTTESSEKSSAEVQKGNAIVERKIQRLFRNRNVTKLIKKCNDFGAGGVSVAIGELADGLEIDLNKVRVKYIGLNGTELAISESQERMAVVIEKQNLDKFIEFANEENLEAYQVAEINDSNRLVMKYNGKAIVDISRDFLNTNGAASNINITIENTPKLNLNREIEGNDFRSKFINNLKDLNVASQRGLVETFDATIGATTVLMSFGGKYQLTPAEVSVQKVSVINAETDVASMVGYGYNPYVAKQSTFHGGAYAVIESMAKVVTGGGNYKNIRFTFQEYFERLGQDSKKWGKPLSALLGALHIQKAFGLPSIGGKDSMSGTFNEISVPPTLVSFAVSVTDAENVISSEFKKAGNNVYLITTPNDENDLPKLDELKANFDFITENIRNKKIVSAMAVKNGGIAESIAKMAFGNKLGVDVSVQIDENDWFKVNYGAFIVETAENIEHKNAMLLGKVTDEAKISINGITFELDELIGNWESKLEKIFPTKKEVSKEHEIAHCEGLKYEKLAKIEHENIISNISNTYAKPRVFIPVFPGTNSEYDLERAFNREGGISKIGVFNNLSHRNILDSIDNFVKEINNSQILMLPGGFSAGDEPDGSAKFMVAVLKNKKVKEAVENLLKRDGLILGICNGFQALIKSGLLPYGEIRELNETSPTLTFNAIDKHMSKIVQTKIITNNSPWLSDMEEGDIHSVAISHGEGRIIITEEEYKKLFKNNQIATKYVGLDGNSTMDSQFNPNGSYYAIEGMLAHNGRIFGKMGHSERKGKNVYKNIYGNKEQNIFRNGIKFFK; this is encoded by the coding sequence ATGAATTATAGAATCTTTGTGGAAAAAAAAGAAGATTTTAGAGTGGAAGCACAGAATTTGTTTAGTGACTTGAAGGAGAATATCGGGATAGATGGGCTTGTTGATGTAAGAGTTTTAAATATTTATGATGTGTTTAACTTGGGTGAAAATGATTTGGAAAAATTGGAAAAAACGGTGTTTTCGGAAATAAATGTTGACAATGTTTTTAGATCATTTGATGAAGTATTTAAGGAAAAAGATTCGGAAAATGTATATTTTTCAGTAGAGTTTTTACCGGGGCAATATGATCAGAGAGCGGATTCTGCAATTCAATGTATAAATTTATTGATTGATGAAGACAATAATATTAACGTAAAAAGCGGGAAATTGATAATTTTATACGGAAAAATTTCTCCTGATGAACTTGCAAGAATAAAAAAATATTATATAAATGAGGTTGAGGCGAGGGAAAAAGATTTAAATGTTTTAAGTGAAAATGTTGAAACTGAAAATACGGATGATGTTATTGTTTATGAAGGATTTACTGAAAAAACAAAAGAGGAAATCGAGAGTCTTAAAAATGAATTGGAATTAGCAATGACTGTGAATGACTTACTGTTTATTCAGGAATATTTTAAAAATGAAGAAAAAAGAAATCCTACGGAAACTGAGATTCGTGTTCTTGATACTTACTGGAGCGATCACTGCCGACACACAACTTTTGAAACAATTATTGACGATATAAAAATTGAAAATGAGACTTATAAGAATATTATTGAAAAGGCTATTAATGAATATTTGGAAAGCAGGGAGTACGTTCATGCTGACAGAATTTCTAAAAAGCCTATGACTCTTATGGATCTTGCTACAATTTTTGGAAAAGAGCAGAGAAAAAATGGGAATTTGCCAGATTTGGAAGTTTCGGATGAGATAAATGCGTGTTCGATCTATATTGATGTGCCAATTGAAAGAATTGATGAAAATGGGAAAAAGAATACAGTTACTGAAAAATGGATTTTGCAGTTTAAGAATGAAACTCATAATCATCCGACAGAAATTGAGCCGTTTGGAGGAGCTTCTACTTGTATTGGTGGAGCAATCCGTGATCCGTTATCTGGAAGAACTTATGTTTATCAGGCTGTGAGAATTAGTGGTTCTGCTGATCCGACTGAAAAAATTGAGGATACAATGGCTGGAAAATTGCCGCAAAAGGTTATTACACAAGTAGCTGCACATGGATTCTCTTCTTATGGAAATCAAATCGGACTTGCGACAACTCATGTGAATGAAATTTACGATGAAGGATATAAGGCTAAAAGAATGGAACTAGGACTTGTCGTGGGAGCGGCACCTGCTGAAAATATTATTCGTGAAAAGCCTGAAAATGGGGATATTGTAATTTTACTTGGTGGAAGAACTGGAAGAGACGGAATTGGAGGAGCGACTGGATCGTCTAAGGAGCATACAACAGAATCTTCAGAAAAATCAAGTGCTGAAGTACAAAAAGGAAATGCGATTGTTGAAAGAAAAATTCAAAGACTTTTCAGAAACAGAAATGTTACAAAATTAATTAAGAAATGTAATGACTTTGGAGCTGGAGGAGTTTCAGTCGCAATCGGAGAGCTTGCTGACGGGCTTGAAATTGACTTGAATAAAGTAAGAGTGAAATATATCGGGCTAAATGGTACGGAACTTGCTATTTCAGAGTCGCAGGAGAGAATGGCTGTTGTTATTGAAAAACAAAACTTGGATAAATTTATAGAATTTGCAAACGAAGAAAATCTGGAAGCGTATCAAGTAGCCGAAATTAATGATTCTAACAGGCTTGTTATGAAATACAACGGAAAAGCAATTGTTGATATTTCAAGAGATTTCCTAAATACAAACGGAGCTGCTTCAAATATCAATATTACAATTGAAAATACGCCAAAATTGAATTTAAACAGAGAAATTGAAGGAAATGACTTTAGAAGCAAATTTATAAATAACCTGAAAGACTTGAATGTCGCTTCACAAAGAGGGTTAGTTGAAACTTTTGACGCAACGATTGGAGCAACTACTGTATTAATGTCGTTTGGTGGGAAATATCAGTTGACACCTGCGGAAGTTTCGGTACAGAAAGTGTCGGTAATTAATGCAGAAACAGACGTTGCTTCAATGGTTGGGTATGGATATAATCCTTATGTTGCAAAACAAAGTACATTCCACGGCGGTGCTTACGCTGTAATTGAGTCAATGGCAAAAGTTGTCACTGGTGGAGGAAACTACAAAAACATTAGATTTACATTCCAGGAATATTTTGAAAGACTGGGGCAGGATTCTAAAAAATGGGGTAAACCATTATCAGCATTATTAGGAGCATTGCACATTCAAAAAGCCTTTGGATTGCCGTCAATTGGTGGAAAAGACTCAATGAGCGGAACATTTAATGAAATTTCTGTACCGCCAACATTGGTATCATTTGCAGTAAGCGTTACAGATGCCGAAAATGTAATTTCTAGCGAATTTAAAAAGGCTGGAAATAATGTGTACTTAATTACAACGCCAAATGATGAAAATGACTTGCCAAAACTTGATGAATTAAAGGCAAACTTTGATTTTATAACTGAAAATATAAGAAATAAAAAAATTGTATCTGCTATGGCTGTGAAAAATGGTGGAATTGCAGAAAGTATTGCAAAAATGGCATTTGGAAATAAACTGGGTGTGGATGTTTCGGTACAAATTGATGAAAATGACTGGTTTAAAGTAAATTACGGAGCATTTATTGTGGAAACTGCTGAAAATATTGAGCATAAAAATGCGATGTTGCTCGGAAAAGTGACTGATGAAGCCAAAATTAGTATAAATGGAATAACTTTTGAATTAGATGAGTTAATCGGAAATTGGGAAAGCAAACTTGAAAAAATCTTCCCAACAAAAAAAGAAGTGTCAAAAGAGCATGAAATTGCACATTGTGAAGGCTTAAAATATGAAAAACTTGCTAAGATTGAGCATGAAAATATAATTAGTAATATCTCAAACACTTATGCAAAACCTAGAGTGTTTATACCAGTATTTCCAGGAACAAATTCAGAATATGATTTGGAAAGAGCATTTAACCGTGAAGGAGGAATTTCTAAAATAGGAGTGTTTAACAACTTGTCTCATAGAAATATTTTAGATTCAATAGACAATTTTGTTAAGGAAATTAATAATTCTCAGATTTTAATGCTTCCTGGAGGATTTAGTGCAGGAGATGAGCCAGATGGCTCTGCTAAATTCATGGTTGCTGTCCTAAAAAATAAAAAAGTTAAAGAAGCTGTGGAAAATTTACTAAAAAGAGATGGATTAATCTTAGGAATTTGTAATGGTTTTCAGGCACTTATAAAATCAGGATTACTTCCTTACGGGGAAATTCGTGAATTGAACGAAACTTCACCAACTTTGACCTTTAACGCAATTGATAAACATATGTCAAAAATTGTGCAGACAAAAATTATTACAAATAACTCTCCATGGCTTTCTGATATGGAAGAGGGAGATATTCACTCTGTCGCAATTTCTCACGGTGAAGGAAGAATAATTATTACAGAGGAAGAATACAAAAAATTATTCAAAAATAATCAAATTGCAACAAAATATGTAGGTTTAGATGGAAACTCAACTATGGATTCTCAATTTAATCCAAACGGTTCATATTATGCAATTGAAGGAATGCTTGCTCATAATGGTAGAATTTTTGGGAAAATGGGACATTCTGAAAGAAAAGGAAAGAATGTTTATAAAAATATTTATGGGAATAAGGAGCAGAATATTTTTAGAAATGGAATAAAATTTTTTAAATAG
- a CDS encoding DNA-3-methyladenine glycosylase codes for MKKINSVHNMKQFFEQDTVSLAKNLLGKLILVKKNNELLGGYIVETEAYLGVVDRACHGFEGKLTPKVEALFGKAGTVYIYTMHTHKMLNIVSCEEGNPQAVLIRGIEPVINIERMIENRGKEGILISNGPGKLTKAMGIGDMFNKSKICEITKKFHKVSKKSIYDIENMQENILYIDFENSKIPKNIESSARIGIPNKGIWTEKELRYFVAGNKYVSGMKKSEFKDECWK; via the coding sequence ATGAAAAAAATTAATAGTGTACACAATATGAAACAATTTTTTGAACAGGATACAGTTTCGCTTGCAAAAAATTTACTTGGAAAATTAATACTCGTAAAAAAGAATAATGAATTACTGGGGGGATACATTGTAGAAACGGAAGCTTATTTGGGAGTAGTGGATAGGGCTTGTCACGGATTTGAGGGAAAATTGACTCCAAAGGTTGAGGCCTTGTTTGGGAAAGCGGGAACAGTTTATATTTATACTATGCACACACATAAAATGCTTAATATTGTCAGCTGTGAAGAAGGAAATCCGCAGGCAGTATTAATTAGGGGAATTGAGCCTGTGATAAATATTGAAAGAATGATTGAAAATAGAGGAAAAGAGGGGATTTTAATTAGCAATGGGCCTGGAAAATTGACAAAGGCGATGGGAATCGGAGATATGTTCAACAAAAGTAAGATTTGTGAAATTACAAAAAAATTTCATAAAGTATCAAAAAAATCAATTTATGATATTGAAAATATGCAAGAAAATATACTTTATATTGATTTTGAGAATAGTAAAATACCTAAAAATATTGAGAGTTCAGCAAGAATTGGTATTCCAAATAAAGGAATCTGGACAGAAAAGGAATTACGATATTTTGTGGCAGGGAATAAATATGTTTCAGGAATGAAAAAGTCTGAGTTTAAAGATGAGTGCTGGAAATAA
- the hpf gene encoding ribosome hibernation-promoting factor, HPF/YfiA family: protein MKIIISGKQLKITDAIKTYTEEKISRISKYSDAITEVDVVLTVEDTKSEGPIHKADGLVYASGTKIKIEAENKDLYAAIDDLADRLERQVRKYKEKQKDYNKKGSH, encoded by the coding sequence ATGAAAATCATTATTAGCGGAAAACAACTTAAAATTACAGATGCAATTAAAACTTATACTGAAGAAAAAATAAGCAGAATTTCTAAGTATTCGGATGCTATCACAGAAGTCGATGTTGTTCTGACAGTCGAAGACACAAAATCTGAAGGGCCAATTCACAAAGCTGACGGATTAGTTTATGCAAGCGGTACAAAAATAAAAATAGAAGCTGAAAACAAAGATTTGTATGCAGCAATTGATGACTTAGCTGACAGACTAGAAAGACAAGTCAGAAAATATAAAGAAAAACAAAAAGATTATAATAAAAAAGGTTCTCATTAA
- the purC gene encoding phosphoribosylaminoimidazolesuccinocarboxamide synthase, producing MEKREQIYEGKAKSIFSTDKADEIIMYFKDDATAFNGVKKDQLEDKGILNNKISTLIYEYLIKNGVKTHWIETLNEREQLCKKVEIVPLEVIIRNRATGSFVKRYGAEEGKIFKRPTFELSYKNDDLGDPLLNDDHALALELVTEEELAEIKEQTFLINDLLSKLFDKMNLILVDYKIEFGRDKDGNILLADEISPDSMRLWDKDTLKKLDKDRFRQDLGDVMGAYREVLRRLEEVLK from the coding sequence ATGGAAAAAAGAGAACAAATTTATGAAGGAAAAGCAAAATCAATTTTTTCAACAGATAAAGCAGATGAAATAATTATGTATTTTAAAGATGATGCGACAGCTTTTAATGGGGTTAAAAAGGATCAGTTGGAAGATAAAGGGATTTTGAATAATAAAATTTCTACATTGATTTATGAATATTTGATAAAAAATGGTGTGAAAACTCACTGGATTGAAACTTTGAATGAAAGAGAACAACTTTGTAAAAAGGTGGAAATTGTGCCTTTGGAAGTGATTATTAGAAATAGGGCGACTGGAAGTTTTGTGAAAAGATATGGAGCGGAAGAAGGAAAAATTTTTAAAAGACCCACATTTGAACTGTCGTATAAAAATGATGATTTAGGTGATCCGCTATTGAATGATGATCATGCTTTGGCTTTGGAATTGGTAACCGAAGAAGAATTGGCTGAGATTAAGGAGCAAACTTTTTTGATAAATGACTTGCTTTCAAAATTATTTGATAAAATGAACTTGATTTTGGTAGATTATAAAATTGAGTTTGGAAGAGATAAGGATGGGAATATTTTGCTGGCTGATGAAATAAGTCCAGATTCAATGAGATTATGGGATAAGGATACACTTAAAAAATTGGATAAGGATAGATTTAGACAGGATTTAGGAGATGTAATGGGAGCATATCGTGAAGTTTTACGTCGTTTGGAAGAAGTGCTGAAATAA
- the purF gene encoding amidophosphoribosyltransferase has product MIKSLNEECGVFGVYGHPNAAKLTYYGLHSLQHRGQEAAGIVVSDGKRVNGHRGPGLVSEVFNDDRIFNRLEGNSAIGHVRYATSGSSSGRNIQPFLFQFFDGSIALAHNGNLINARTLKRELEEHGAIFHSSSDTEVLVHLIRRSKEKDFLSQLKDALCQVKGGFSFVIQTQTELYGAVDPFEFRPLILGRTKNGAYILASETCALEIVGAEFIRNIRSGEVVIIDESGYRIEKYTENTSTAIAAMEYVYFARPDSDISGVNVHKSRKRCGRRLAQEAPVEHADIIIGVPNSSLSAASGYAEEIGKPYEMGLIKNQYVARTFIQPTQELREQGVRMKLSAVKSVVKDKVVVMIDDSIVRGTTSSRIVQLLKEAGAKEVHVRIASPEFKFPIFYGIDVSKSSELISANKTVEEVREYIGADSLAFLSIDGLIESIGLDFDAPYTGLCMECFNGDYPAGLGDYEEEFYDSLTPIQKEALEELKK; this is encoded by the coding sequence ATGATTAAGAGTTTGAATGAGGAATGCGGAGTATTTGGAGTTTATGGACATCCTAATGCGGCAAAGCTTACTTATTATGGGCTTCATAGTCTTCAGCATAGAGGGCAGGAAGCGGCAGGAATTGTGGTAAGTGATGGAAAACGTGTAAACGGACATCGTGGTCCTGGATTAGTGTCAGAAGTATTTAATGATGACAGGATATTTAACCGTCTGGAAGGGAATAGTGCCATAGGGCATGTGCGGTATGCAACTTCTGGAAGTAGCAGTGGACGTAATATTCAGCCATTTTTATTTCAATTTTTTGATGGAAGCATTGCTTTGGCACACAATGGAAACTTGATTAATGCAAGGACGTTAAAAAGAGAGCTAGAAGAACACGGTGCAATTTTTCATTCTTCGTCTGATACTGAAGTATTGGTTCACTTGATAAGAAGAAGCAAGGAAAAAGATTTTCTGAGCCAGTTAAAAGATGCATTGTGTCAAGTAAAAGGTGGATTTTCTTTCGTAATTCAAACTCAGACAGAATTGTATGGGGCAGTAGATCCATTTGAATTTCGTCCTTTAATTTTAGGAAGAACAAAAAATGGAGCTTATATTTTGGCAAGCGAAACGTGTGCATTGGAAATTGTTGGAGCGGAGTTTATTAGAAATATAAGATCTGGAGAAGTGGTTATTATTGATGAAAGTGGATATAGAATAGAAAAATACACTGAAAATACTTCAACTGCCATTGCGGCAATGGAATATGTGTATTTTGCACGTCCTGATTCAGATATTTCTGGAGTAAATGTTCATAAGTCACGTAAAAGATGTGGAAGAAGATTGGCGCAGGAAGCTCCAGTTGAACATGCAGATATTATAATTGGAGTTCCTAACTCATCATTATCAGCGGCAAGTGGATATGCAGAAGAAATTGGAAAGCCTTATGAAATGGGATTAATCAAAAATCAATATGTAGCGCGTACTTTTATTCAGCCAACACAGGAATTACGTGAACAAGGTGTCAGAATGAAATTGTCCGCTGTAAAAAGTGTTGTAAAAGATAAAGTTGTAGTTATGATAGATGACTCAATAGTCCGTGGGACAACTTCAAGCCGTATAGTTCAGCTGTTAAAAGAAGCGGGAGCAAAGGAAGTGCATGTCCGTATTGCATCTCCAGAATTTAAATTTCCTATTTTTTATGGAATAGATGTTTCAAAATCATCTGAATTAATTTCGGCAAATAAAACTGTTGAGGAAGTAAGAGAATATATAGGAGCAGATTCGCTTGCATTTCTTAGCATAGATGGGCTGATTGAGTCAATAGGGCTTGATTTTGACGCACCGTATACAGGGCTTTGCATGGAATGTTTTAATGGAGATTATCCAGCTGGCTTGGGTGATTATGAAGAAGAGTTTTATGATTCGTTGACACCAATTCAAAAAGAGGCTTTAGAGGAATTAAAGAAATAA